In Oncorhynchus kisutch isolate 150728-3 linkage group LG7, Okis_V2, whole genome shotgun sequence, one DNA window encodes the following:
- the LOC109894555 gene encoding kelch-like protein 28, with translation MDQQAQSYMLASLTRPHSEQLLQGLQLLRQDHELCDIVLRVGDAKIHAHKVVLASISPYFKAMFTGNLSEKETSEVEFQCVDEAALQAIVEYAYTGTVFISQETVESLLPAANLLQVKLVLKECCSFLESQLDAGNCIGISRFAETYGCHDLCLAATKFICQNFEEVCQTEEFFELTRAELDEIVSNDCLKVVTEETVFYALESWIKYDVTERQQHLAQLLHCIRLPLLSVKFLTRLYEANHLIRDDHACKHLLNEALKYHFMPEHRLSYQTVLSTRPRCAPKVLLAVGGKAGLFATLESMEMYFPQTDSWIGLAPLSVPRYEFGVALLDQKVYVVGGIATHMRQGISYRRHESTVERWDPDSNTWSTVERMAECRSTLGVVVLAGELYALGGYDGQYYLQSVEKYVPKVKEWQPVAPMTKSRSCFATAVLDGMVYAIGGYGPAHMNSVERYDPSKDAWEMVAPMADKRINFGVGVMLGFIFVVGGHNGVSHLSSIERYDPHQNQWTACRPMNEPRTGVGSAIVDNYLYVVGGHSGSSYLNTVQRYNPITDSWLDSSGMMYCRCNFGLTAL, from the exons ATGGACCAGCAGGCCCAGTCCTACATGCTTGCCAGTCTGACGCGGCCCCACTCTGAGCAGCTGCTGCAAGGCCTCCAGCTGTTGCGGCAGGACCATGAACTGTGCGACATTGTGCTGCGAGTGGGGGATGCTAAGATCCATGCTCACAAAGTGGTGCTGGCGAGCATCAGCCCTTACTTCAAGGCCATGTTCACAGGAAATCTGTCAGAGAAGGAGACCTCTGAGGTGGAGTTCCAGTGTGTTGATGAGGCTGCGCTACAA GCCATCGTTGAGTATGCCTACACTGGCACAGTATTCATCTCACAGGAAACGGTGGAGTCCCTACTGCCAGCTGCTAACCTACTCCAGGTCAAGCTGGTGCTGAAGGAGTGTTGCTCTTTCCTAGAGAGCCAGCTAGATGCTGGAAATTGTATAGGCATCTCTCGCTTTGCTGAGACCTATGGCTGCCATGATCTCTGCCTGGCTGCCACTAAATTCATCTGCCAGAATTTTGAAGAGGTGTGCCAGACAGAGGAGTTTTTTGAGCTGACACGGGCGGAGCTGGATGAAATAGTGTCAAATGATTGTCTGAAGGTGGTAACAGAAGAGACTGTGTTCTATGCCCTGGAGTCGTGGATCAAATATGATGTCACTGAGCGGCAGCAGCACCTGGCTCAGCTACTACACTGCATCCGCCTGCCTCTCCTCAGTGTTAAGTTCCTTACCCGCCTCTACGAGGCAAACCACCTTATCCGGGATGACCACGCCTGCAAGCACCTGCTCAACGAGGCTCTCAAATACCATTTCATGCCTGAGCACCGGCTCTCCTACCAGACGGTGTTGTCTACACGGCCACGCTGTGCTCCCAAGGTGCTCCTTGCCGTTGGAGGCAAGGCTGGACTCTTCGCCACCCTCGAGAG CATGGAGATGTATTTCCCTCAGACGGACTCATGGATTGGGCTTGCCCCTCTCAGTGTGCCCCGCTATGAGTTTGGAGTGGCATTGTTGGACCAGAAGGTGTATGTGGTGGGTGGCATTGCCACACACATGCGACAGGGCATTAGCTACCGGAGACATGAGAGTACAGTGGAGAGATGGGACCCTGACAGCAACACCTGGTCCACAGTGGAGCGCATGGCAGAGTGTCGCAGCACCCTGGGGGTAGTGGTCTTGGCTGGGGAGCTCTATGCCCTGGGGGGCTATGACGGCCAGTACTATCTACAGTCTGTGGAAAAATATGTCCCCAAGGTGAAGGAGTGGCAGCCTGTGGCACCCATGACCAAGTCACGCAGCTGTTTTGCCACCGCTGTGCTGGATGGCATGGTCTATGCCATCGGAGGCTATGGCCCAGCCCACATGAACAG TGTGGAGCGGTATGACCCCAGCAAGGATGCCTGGGAAATGGTAGCCCCCATGGCAGACAAACGGATCAACTTTGGTGTTGGGGTCATGCTAGGGTTTATATTTGTGGTTGGGGGACACAACGGGGTATCACACCTGTCCAGCATTGAGAGGTATGACCCACACCAGAACCAGTGGACAGCCTGTCGGCCCATGAATGAGCCACGTACAG GGGTTGGCTCAGCGATCGTGGACAACTACCTCTATGTGGTGGGGGGTCACTCGGGGTCATCCTACCTGAACACTGTCCAGCGGTACAACCCCATCACAGACAGCTGGCTGGACTCTAGTGGCATGATGTACTGCCGCTGTAACTTTGGGCTGACTGCTCTTTGA